A genomic window from Brevibacillus agri includes:
- a CDS encoding spore germination protein GerPC, with the protein MYMGPEMMQYLQQLHDYIQTQNKKMEKMKQMIEELQQDVKELKEKQVPSVIKNEYKFDLLKVERLEGTLNIGLNPKSNDSGIGDFSINQSMDVPNGEKKNTPLFERVQKEIYRYLKADAYHVLERIEEECGYPLNDDYRDFILEDIKKQIDQRIRYYVNQLQTDEWEPEQIDVWAGKIVQKVKRDIEKTCEGFVKNLPREVNEP; encoded by the coding sequence ATGTACATGGGTCCCGAAATGATGCAGTATTTGCAACAGTTACATGACTATATACAAACGCAGAACAAAAAAATGGAAAAAATGAAGCAAATGATAGAAGAACTGCAACAGGATGTCAAAGAGTTAAAGGAAAAGCAGGTTCCTTCCGTCATCAAAAACGAATACAAATTTGATCTGCTGAAAGTCGAACGGTTGGAAGGAACGCTCAACATCGGGCTTAATCCGAAGAGCAACGATTCCGGCATCGGCGATTTTTCCATTAACCAGAGCATGGATGTGCCAAACGGGGAGAAAAAGAACACGCCTTTGTTCGAACGAGTGCAAAAAGAAATTTACCGTTACCTGAAAGCGGACGCCTACCATGTGCTGGAACGAATCGAGGAAGAGTGCGGTTATCCGCTCAATGACGACTATCGCGATTTTATTTTGGAGGATATCAAGAAGCAGATCGACCAACGCATCCGTTATTATGTCAATCAGCTTCAGACCGATGAATGGGAGCCTGAACAGATCGACGTCTGGGCGGGAAAAATCGTCCAGAAGGTCAAGCGCGATATCGAAAAAACGTGTGAAGGCTTTGTCAAAAATCTCCCGCGCGAGGTGAACGAACCCTGA
- a CDS encoding spore germination protein GerPB, which produces MNFFVHQNIVIHNLKIDGITNSSVCQIGSAGMIKPLSQMYNTGGFTEPAPPAGPLPETSSEEFIPLVPLVSPSR; this is translated from the coding sequence ATGAACTTTTTCGTTCATCAAAACATCGTCATCCACAACTTGAAAATTGATGGCATCACCAACTCGTCGGTTTGCCAAATTGGCAGTGCAGGTATGATTAAACCGTTATCCCAAATGTACAACACAGGCGGATTCACAGAGCCGGCTCCCCCTGCGGGGCCATTGCCCGAGACTTCGTCAGAGGAGTTCATTCCGCTTGTGCCTTTGGTTTCGCCTTCCCGCTAA
- a CDS encoding spore germination protein: protein MSKLPAIVGVINVNSISGVFNVGDVRKISPVSYSKTFAGGGSFNSGTNLSFKIPRSVVYVNETAGNELPIFVEDTSDPAAKGRDFS from the coding sequence GTGTCGAAGCTGCCAGCTATTGTTGGAGTCATCAACGTAAACAGCATAAGCGGCGTCTTCAATGTCGGAGACGTCCGCAAAATCTCGCCTGTCAGCTACTCCAAAACTTTTGCTGGCGGCGGATCGTTCAACTCCGGAACGAATCTTTCGTTCAAGATTCCCCGCAGCGTCGTCTACGTCAATGAGACAGCGGGCAACGAGCTGCCGATCTTTGTAGAGGATACAAGCGATCCGGCGGCAAAGGGACGGGATTTTTCATGA
- a CDS encoding DUF2515 family protein encodes MGWSWHANPALWPLARELAKAKEARQAANSLATTEQDTIAEIRRKTAASNADNLDRTSAYLTFFHKHPEVHWSLLAHLVSRNAGWSMTDLRGELLPQLLPAKVQHDYFAFLERGNWLIFQDAYPQLLLYEESLKRQTNLFHLLPELEVSVFMQAVWNHFWKTGDSKLLSIGLIVNEQHYLQTHMMGDEAYQTTVVKTLPFALQEVLRLNLILFPYRAAGQEDGALRLAGEPVFHFASLAERIELGKRLYSLLFCDNEIKEGAIAWASHKPHTGSRKDFWPHLFHDLRETAPGKPYQKKLASCQLLPGARRLYSPALRQAWKPVRHEPPTAVDWYPATKGVVHKLVLSRDQSTFSRAEDAYCQAPEKIERAVLAKAKLLGS; translated from the coding sequence ATGGGATGGTCATGGCATGCGAATCCGGCTCTATGGCCGCTCGCACGCGAGCTAGCGAAAGCAAAAGAAGCGAGGCAGGCAGCCAACTCCCTCGCCACAACAGAACAGGACACGATCGCCGAAATCAGGCGCAAGACAGCAGCGAGCAACGCCGACAACCTGGACCGAACGAGCGCCTATTTGACATTTTTTCACAAGCATCCGGAAGTTCACTGGTCCCTTTTGGCGCACCTCGTATCGCGCAACGCCGGCTGGAGCATGACCGATCTTCGCGGCGAGCTATTGCCGCAGTTGCTTCCCGCAAAAGTACAGCACGACTATTTTGCGTTTTTGGAGCGGGGCAACTGGCTGATTTTTCAAGATGCGTACCCTCAATTATTACTGTATGAGGAGAGCCTGAAGCGACAGACCAACCTTTTTCACCTTCTTCCCGAGTTGGAAGTCTCTGTGTTCATGCAGGCTGTCTGGAACCATTTCTGGAAAACAGGCGACAGCAAGCTGCTTTCGATCGGCCTGATTGTGAACGAACAGCATTATTTGCAGACGCACATGATGGGCGACGAAGCCTATCAGACTACTGTGGTGAAGACACTGCCGTTTGCTTTGCAGGAGGTACTGCGGCTCAATCTGATCCTGTTTCCGTACCGGGCGGCGGGCCAGGAGGACGGAGCATTGCGGCTTGCAGGCGAACCTGTTTTTCATTTTGCTTCCTTGGCAGAGCGCATCGAGCTGGGGAAAAGACTGTACAGCCTGCTGTTTTGCGACAACGAGATCAAGGAAGGCGCAATAGCGTGGGCCAGCCACAAGCCGCATACCGGCTCCCGCAAAGACTTTTGGCCGCATCTGTTCCACGATTTGCGCGAGACGGCACCCGGCAAGCCGTACCAGAAAAAACTGGCGAGCTGCCAGCTTTTGCCGGGCGCCCGGCGGTTGTATTCCCCCGCCCTGCGGCAAGCCTGGAAGCCAGTCCGGCACGAGCCGCCGACGGCAGTGGATTGGTACCCGGCCACAAAAGGCGTCGTGCACAAGCTCGTTTTGTCACGGGACCAGTCGACTTTTTCCCGGGCAGAGGACGCGTACTGCCAGGCGCCGGAAAAAATCGAGCGGGCGGTGCTGGCAAAAGCGAAGCTGCTTGGCTCGTAA
- a CDS encoding DNA topoisomerase III gives MKVVIAEKPDQAMKLASPFPHRKQQGFLEVHPNRFFPKGAFFTWAVGHICELVPPEAYNPAWKKWSIATLPLIPESFQHQVMKSKAKQFGIIKQLLKRADVTEIIHAGDAGREGELIVRTIVEMCKVKKPMKRLWISSLTERAVTAGFAALLDETQTRNLYHEAYSRSCADWLVGMNASRVYTLLLKQKGINDVFSAGRVQTPTLALVVKREKEIAAFKPEPFWEVKATFAIGKKRYEGVWHKDDGESRILDPQLAERIAAFCRDKPAEVSEVETERKEFLPPYLFNLSSLQATANKMFKYSPQKTLEIAQKLYVKGILSYPRSDSSFVTQEEAKTFPDILAKLSKQPEYQSHFPLSKASIAQDKRYVNQKKVTDHYAIIPTEQVPTVSRLSDEERKIYDLVARRLIAAHQESALFDYTTVTTLVDGRAVFISKGKVQIRAGWRDVLFDEEKDDKEAVLPPLAKGETGKVHKVEAKESKTQPPKRYTEGQLITLMKTAGKHLDNQELEKVLMKTEGLGTEATRAGIINMLKERKYIEVRKNQVFATQKGMLLIDVIGDKILASPEMTARWEQRLQEIGQGEASAQVFMEQVRKLSHKIVEDAVEQSREWKLEGYDVEALPKSKQATKFSLGSKVATCRACGGDFVDKGDFYGCANYKKSQCTVTVSKTIMGKKITPAAVKKLMETGKTNLIKGFAKGKERFDAYLQWDEADKKAKISVPSLAEKSS, from the coding sequence ATGAAAGTTGTCATAGCAGAAAAACCGGACCAGGCCATGAAGCTTGCCAGTCCGTTTCCCCATAGAAAACAACAAGGCTTCCTCGAAGTGCACCCCAATCGGTTTTTTCCCAAGGGTGCCTTTTTTACCTGGGCGGTCGGGCACATCTGTGAGCTGGTGCCGCCAGAGGCGTACAACCCGGCGTGGAAAAAATGGTCGATCGCCACGTTGCCGCTCATCCCCGAGTCGTTTCAGCATCAGGTGATGAAGTCAAAGGCAAAGCAGTTTGGCATCATCAAACAGTTGCTGAAACGCGCGGACGTCACGGAAATTATTCACGCGGGCGACGCGGGGCGGGAAGGGGAGCTGATTGTCCGCACCATCGTCGAAATGTGCAAAGTGAAGAAGCCGATGAAGCGGCTGTGGATTTCTTCGCTGACGGAGCGCGCCGTTACCGCAGGGTTTGCCGCTTTGCTCGACGAGACGCAGACGCGCAATCTGTACCACGAGGCGTACAGCCGCTCTTGCGCAGACTGGCTGGTCGGGATGAATGCTTCCCGCGTCTACACGCTGCTGTTGAAGCAGAAAGGGATCAACGACGTGTTTTCCGCAGGCCGGGTGCAGACGCCGACGCTCGCGCTGGTCGTCAAGCGGGAAAAGGAGATCGCCGCCTTCAAGCCCGAGCCGTTCTGGGAGGTCAAGGCGACGTTTGCGATCGGCAAGAAGCGCTACGAAGGCGTCTGGCACAAGGACGACGGGGAATCGCGCATTCTCGACCCGCAGCTCGCGGAGCGAATCGCCGCTTTTTGCCGGGACAAGCCGGCAGAGGTGAGCGAGGTGGAGACGGAGCGCAAAGAATTTTTGCCGCCGTACTTGTTCAACCTCTCCTCGCTGCAGGCTACCGCGAACAAAATGTTCAAGTACTCGCCGCAAAAGACGCTGGAAATCGCGCAAAAGCTGTACGTGAAAGGGATTTTGTCGTACCCGCGCTCCGATTCGTCGTTTGTCACGCAAGAAGAGGCGAAGACGTTTCCCGACATTTTGGCGAAGCTGTCCAAGCAGCCTGAGTACCAGTCGCACTTTCCGCTGTCCAAAGCGTCCATCGCCCAGGACAAGCGGTACGTGAACCAAAAAAAGGTGACCGATCACTATGCGATCATTCCCACCGAGCAGGTGCCGACCGTCTCCAGGCTGAGCGACGAGGAGCGGAAAATATACGACCTGGTCGCCAGACGCCTGATCGCCGCGCACCAGGAGAGCGCGCTGTTCGACTACACGACGGTGACGACGCTCGTCGATGGCCGCGCCGTGTTCATCAGCAAAGGCAAGGTGCAAATTCGCGCAGGCTGGCGCGATGTTTTGTTCGACGAGGAAAAGGACGACAAGGAAGCGGTGCTGCCGCCGCTCGCCAAAGGCGAGACGGGCAAAGTGCACAAGGTAGAGGCCAAGGAGAGCAAGACCCAGCCGCCCAAGCGCTACACGGAAGGCCAGTTGATTACATTGATGAAGACAGCGGGCAAGCATCTCGACAACCAGGAGCTGGAAAAGGTGCTGATGAAAACGGAAGGGCTGGGCACGGAAGCGACCCGCGCCGGGATCATCAACATGCTCAAAGAGCGCAAGTACATCGAGGTGCGCAAAAACCAGGTGTTTGCGACGCAAAAGGGCATGCTGCTCATTGACGTGATCGGCGACAAAATTCTCGCCTCCCCGGAAATGACGGCAAGATGGGAGCAGCGCCTCCAGGAGATCGGGCAGGGAGAAGCCTCCGCACAAGTTTTCATGGAACAAGTGCGCAAGCTCTCGCATAAAATCGTCGAAGATGCCGTCGAGCAGTCGCGCGAGTGGAAACTGGAAGGCTACGACGTCGAGGCGCTGCCCAAATCGAAGCAGGCGACGAAGTTTTCGCTCGGCTCCAAAGTGGCGACCTGCCGGGCATGCGGCGGGGATTTCGTGGACAAGGGCGATTTTTACGGGTGCGCCAACTACAAAAAGTCGCAGTGCACCGTGACCGTATCGAAGACGATCATGGGCAAAAAGATCACGCCCGCTGCCGTGAAAAAGCTGATGGAGACGGGCAAGACGAATCTCATCAAAGGCTTTGCCAAAGGAAAAGAGCGCTTCGACGCCTATTTGCAATGGGACGAAGCGGACAAAAAGGCGAAAATCAGCGTGCCGTCGTTGGCAGAAAAAAGCTCTTGA
- a CDS encoding PspA/IM30 family protein — protein MSIFKRLRDLTMSNLYALIEKAEDPIKMTDQYLRDMQDDLNEAEKAVAAQIALEKKFKVLYEEQEALMKKRDEQAHVAAQAKNIDLARRALEEKKAAEQKMAEYKEAYEKNKLAADGLRDKLAEMKKQITELKNKRETLVARVNAAKAQKTINQTMAGFDSNSAMAGLKRMEEKALQMEAEAEASGELYKKQSSLDDEIAKLSKDQQVEDELAALLKKYEG, from the coding sequence ATGTCCATTTTTAAACGGCTTCGCGATTTGACCATGTCCAACCTGTATGCCCTGATTGAAAAAGCAGAAGATCCGATCAAAATGACCGATCAATATTTGCGCGATATGCAAGACGACCTGAATGAAGCAGAAAAAGCGGTCGCTGCCCAGATCGCCCTGGAGAAAAAGTTCAAGGTGCTGTATGAAGAGCAGGAAGCGCTGATGAAAAAGCGCGATGAGCAGGCACACGTAGCTGCGCAAGCGAAAAATATCGACTTGGCCCGCCGCGCACTGGAAGAGAAGAAAGCGGCTGAACAAAAAATGGCCGAATACAAGGAAGCTTACGAGAAAAACAAGCTGGCGGCAGACGGACTGCGCGACAAGCTGGCGGAAATGAAAAAACAGATTACCGAGCTGAAAAACAAGCGCGAGACGCTCGTCGCCCGCGTGAATGCGGCGAAAGCCCAGAAGACGATCAACCAGACGATGGCCGGATTCGACAGCAACTCGGCGATGGCGGGCTTAAAGCGCATGGAAGAAAAAGCGCTGCAAATGGAAGCGGAGGCAGAAGCAAGCGGGGAGCTGTACAAAAAGCAAAGCTCGCTCGACGACGAAATCGCGAAACTGTCCAAAGACCAGCAGGTGGAAGACGAGCTGGCCGCGCTGTTGAAAAAATACGAGGGGTAA
- a CDS encoding DUF350 domain-containing protein, whose product MDLQQILGMLVWTGAGCILLFLLMWIDTLFTKYKDIAEIKKGNVAVTTRFVMKLFAQGYILSQSILNSNDLWIALLVSVVSFIILLLLEKIAELLLKTFTGLDLERGTQQGMVGHAMVAGSLHVVGALILGALV is encoded by the coding sequence GTGGATTTGCAGCAAATACTGGGGATGCTGGTCTGGACGGGTGCTGGATGCATTCTGCTGTTTTTGTTGATGTGGATTGACACGCTGTTCACAAAATACAAGGACATCGCCGAAATCAAAAAAGGCAACGTGGCTGTCACAACCCGCTTTGTGATGAAGCTGTTTGCCCAAGGGTATATTTTGTCGCAGTCAATTCTCAATTCGAACGATCTGTGGATCGCGCTGTTGGTATCTGTGGTCTCATTTATCATCTTGCTGTTGTTGGAGAAAATCGCCGAGCTGTTGTTGAAAACCTTTACCGGACTTGACCTGGAGCGCGGAACCCAGCAAGGCATGGTAGGACACGCCATGGTGGCGGGATCGCTGCACGTGGTAGGGGCGCTCATTCTCGGCGCATTGGTCTAG
- a CDS encoding DUF4178 domain-containing protein, producing the protein MSLFKRIQNLFAKHEPPAPEKSILTVGPGDVVEVSLVTYQVTGKSTNASRNATMLTLQDGTTIRYLYIEEREKTIFQLYSVIDGRLDSVDEVPTTIEMDDVTYHLEEQYNGRVQVVGKAPFHTSGEQYIWQFQSDGRELLRIEWQDGRFMLYEGEAVLPADVQVLRGT; encoded by the coding sequence ATGAGTTTGTTCAAACGCATTCAAAACTTATTTGCCAAGCATGAGCCGCCTGCGCCGGAAAAGAGCATCCTGACAGTAGGACCCGGTGACGTGGTGGAAGTCTCGCTTGTTACCTACCAGGTCACGGGTAAGTCGACCAATGCGAGCCGCAACGCGACGATGCTGACTTTGCAGGATGGAACGACCATCCGCTACTTATACATCGAAGAACGCGAAAAAACGATTTTTCAGCTTTACAGCGTCATCGACGGCCGCCTCGATTCGGTTGACGAGGTGCCGACCACGATTGAAATGGACGATGTGACGTACCATCTGGAGGAGCAGTACAACGGAAGAGTCCAGGTGGTTGGCAAAGCGCCGTTCCATACGTCCGGCGAGCAGTACATCTGGCAGTTTCAATCCGATGGCCGCGAGCTGCTGCGGATCGAATGGCAGGATGGAAGATTCATGCTGTACGAAGGAGAGGCGGTATTGCCAGCGGATGTGCAGGTACTTCGCGGAACGTAA
- a CDS encoding DUF4247 domain-containing protein — protein MPNDWMKWIKLLLIPAVLLLSMAGCGSPAIGESYPLESVSTKDNGQTSRIYRAENKTVPEVAKELAEQKQPDEISKEDAEHMFLIYPDELYHLQQDQAKPSDTLIEVDTKEYVRENYDSSFLQGYILASVLDDLFDGHKKSSKGSYRGYSSKDIYKPTGSYHVPSEAEKKTAPPITKEGTGSITKRSDSKKKSSAKVGQDGNLFKKQDTSSSGSTGKIIRSSDSNSSVSSKKSSVFTKPKSKSPPRTKVGSSGRITKRR, from the coding sequence ATGCCGAACGATTGGATGAAATGGATCAAGCTTTTGCTGATTCCGGCGGTGCTTCTGCTGTCAATGGCCGGCTGCGGCAGCCCCGCGATTGGCGAGAGCTATCCGCTCGAATCCGTCTCCACAAAAGATAACGGGCAGACGTCGCGCATTTACCGCGCTGAAAACAAGACGGTGCCTGAGGTAGCGAAGGAGCTTGCTGAACAGAAGCAGCCGGACGAGATTTCCAAAGAAGATGCAGAGCACATGTTCCTCATCTACCCTGACGAGCTGTACCATTTGCAGCAAGATCAGGCGAAGCCGTCCGACACGCTGATTGAGGTCGATACGAAGGAGTACGTCCGGGAAAACTACGATTCGTCCTTTTTACAGGGCTACATCCTGGCCAGCGTCCTCGACGACCTGTTCGATGGACATAAAAAAAGCTCGAAAGGCAGCTATCGCGGTTATTCGAGCAAGGACATTTACAAGCCGACAGGCAGCTACCACGTGCCGTCCGAGGCGGAGAAAAAGACTGCGCCGCCGATCACGAAGGAAGGCACGGGCAGCATTACAAAGCGCAGCGACAGCAAGAAGAAGAGCAGCGCTAAAGTCGGCCAGGACGGCAACCTGTTCAAAAAGCAGGATACGTCGTCTAGCGGGAGCACAGGCAAAATTATTCGCTCGTCCGACAGCAACTCGTCCGTTTCCTCGAAAAAATCCTCGGTTTTTACCAAGCCGAAAAGCAAGTCGCCTCCGCGCACGAAGGTAGGAAGCTCCGGCAGAATTACGAAACGCAGATAA
- a CDS encoding DUF4912 domain-containing protein, with product MLEKILELRAQSKSIAQIAKECGLTIGQVKYRLQKDRAKVERVSSENRQTPSRPSLRDGDWQLPAFYGRDIVKVMAQGPTVLFVYWEITWPRMRMVASYLRADFRHIQKGLRLYDVTERLFDGQNAHSVRDILVNEDAHSWYVYDVLPGRTYIMDFGLFEHGRFCPILRSDVVVTPRNTKAAWGEPLVEPAPDPSTPAWFENFSSYSLYSKTSK from the coding sequence ATGCTGGAAAAAATTCTCGAATTGCGTGCACAATCCAAATCCATCGCACAAATTGCCAAAGAATGCGGGTTGACCATAGGCCAGGTAAAATATCGTCTGCAAAAAGACAGGGCGAAGGTGGAGCGTGTGTCGTCGGAGAATCGACAGACGCCTTCGCGGCCATCCCTACGAGACGGGGATTGGCAGCTTCCGGCCTTTTACGGGCGGGATATCGTCAAAGTAATGGCGCAAGGTCCGACCGTACTGTTCGTCTACTGGGAAATCACCTGGCCACGAATGAGAATGGTGGCATCGTACTTACGGGCAGATTTTCGCCATATTCAAAAGGGATTGCGCTTGTACGACGTGACGGAGCGCCTGTTCGATGGCCAAAATGCCCATTCTGTCAGAGACATCCTGGTGAACGAGGATGCGCACTCCTGGTACGTGTACGACGTGTTGCCAGGGCGGACGTATATCATGGACTTCGGTTTATTTGAGCATGGCCGCTTTTGTCCGATTTTGCGCTCGGATGTGGTCGTGACTCCGCGAAATACAAAAGCTGCCTGGGGAGAGCCGTTGGTGGAGCCTGCACCCGATCCTTCAACACCTGCCTGGTTTGAGAACTTTTCCTCGTATTCCCTCTATTCGAAAACATCCAAATAA
- a CDS encoding 1,4-alpha-glucan branching protein domain-containing protein, with protein MHNGYLSLVLHAHMPYVRHGDRDDRLEERWMYEAMLECYIPLLMVLDKLLSDKIAFRMTLALSPTLLSMLDDELIVTRFRAHLAKTVELAGKEVKRAANNPQEQRIAKMYLERFRGIASFCSKLDYRLVEGFKRVADSGCLELITCAATHAFLPFVETEEAILAQLRVGIDTHERILGRRPRGIWLPECGYTPGLDRLLKEVGLHYFFVDSHTIEHATPQPRRGVLAPLGTGHDVVAFARDEVASSQVWSSSNGYPGDYDYREYYRDIGFDRDMDYIEPYIHPAGIRIHTGLKYHRITGPHGEKQLYQPDWAREKAASHAGHFLYHRERQVEAAAAWMDRKPLVVATYDAELFGHWWYEGPQFLDYLLRKTACDSQTVKLITPSEYLAEYPEQDRGFLPMSTWGRNGYGEVWLNEKNGWIYRHLHQAERDLIEAVTAFYENGGQEPEHDELASRALRQAARELMLAQSSDWAFILDGQTVVEYAVRRTHDHLAGMRELLAMLRENRLDIEKIAQMETAFPIFPHMDETYYLPKQTHRVNVSRQLVAASKGPEPAGVVLMLAWEFPPHVVGGLGRAVYDLARHLVRQGLEVHVLTRASDWSVAEEVMDGVHVHRLPTYIPAEQEDFLSWVFQLNLAMADATERLWNSGVRPDIIHAHDWLVGWAAMEIRERYSLPLISTIHALEHGRHQGIHTPFQERIHESERTLAHASDRVIVCSHYMAEEVRRLFGIPESKLRVIYNGVDLAPPPAFDKGKLREELSIGDGPVLFFVGRLVQEKGVHLLLEAMARLRYEFGHATLLIAGKGPMQGQWQRRAEEMGIADRVKFLGFVDDARRDQLFLLADLAVFPSLYEPFGIVALEAMALGVPVLVADTGGLREIVRHGENGATMYAGNPDSLTDQLRWLLQDPEKRRQMAQTAQNDVLHHYNWTALATQTIEEYRSLGVNRLALSEK; from the coding sequence GTGCATAACGGTTATCTCTCCCTCGTGCTGCACGCCCACATGCCTTACGTACGGCACGGGGACCGGGACGATCGCCTGGAAGAGCGCTGGATGTACGAAGCCATGCTGGAATGCTACATCCCGCTGCTCATGGTACTCGACAAGCTTCTCTCGGACAAAATCGCTTTTCGCATGACGCTTGCCTTGTCTCCTACCTTGCTGTCGATGCTCGACGACGAGCTTATCGTGACGCGGTTTCGCGCGCATCTCGCCAAAACGGTGGAGCTGGCAGGCAAAGAAGTAAAGCGTGCGGCGAACAACCCGCAAGAACAGCGCATCGCCAAAATGTACCTGGAACGGTTTCGCGGGATCGCCTCGTTTTGCAGCAAGCTGGATTACCGGCTCGTCGAAGGCTTCAAGCGGGTCGCCGACAGCGGCTGCCTGGAGTTGATTACATGCGCGGCGACACACGCGTTTCTGCCTTTTGTAGAAACCGAAGAAGCGATTTTGGCGCAGCTTCGGGTAGGGATCGACACCCACGAACGAATCCTGGGCAGGCGCCCGCGCGGAATCTGGCTGCCGGAGTGCGGCTATACGCCAGGGCTGGATCGGCTGCTGAAAGAGGTAGGGCTGCACTACTTTTTCGTCGACTCCCACACGATTGAGCACGCAACGCCCCAACCGAGAAGAGGCGTGCTCGCCCCGCTCGGCACTGGCCATGACGTGGTGGCATTCGCCAGGGATGAAGTTGCTTCCAGCCAGGTGTGGAGCTCCTCCAACGGCTATCCCGGCGACTACGATTACCGGGAATATTACCGGGATATTGGCTTCGACAGGGACATGGACTACATCGAGCCGTACATTCACCCTGCCGGCATCCGCATACATACCGGGTTGAAATACCACCGGATCACGGGACCCCATGGGGAAAAGCAGTTGTATCAGCCGGACTGGGCGCGGGAAAAGGCCGCTTCGCATGCAGGCCACTTCCTGTACCACCGGGAGCGCCAGGTCGAAGCGGCGGCAGCGTGGATGGACCGCAAGCCGCTGGTCGTCGCCACGTACGACGCCGAGCTGTTCGGGCATTGGTGGTACGAGGGGCCGCAGTTTCTGGACTATTTGCTGCGCAAGACCGCGTGCGATTCGCAAACGGTGAAGCTGATTACCCCGTCGGAGTACCTCGCGGAGTACCCCGAGCAAGACCGCGGATTTTTGCCGATGTCGACCTGGGGACGCAACGGCTACGGGGAAGTGTGGCTGAATGAAAAAAACGGCTGGATTTATCGGCATCTGCATCAGGCGGAGCGCGACTTGATTGAGGCCGTGACCGCTTTTTACGAGAACGGCGGGCAGGAGCCAGAGCACGACGAGCTTGCCAGCCGCGCCTTGCGCCAGGCGGCCAGAGAGCTGATGCTGGCACAAAGCAGCGACTGGGCGTTCATCCTGGATGGGCAAACCGTCGTCGAATACGCGGTGCGCCGGACCCACGATCACCTGGCGGGCATGCGCGAGTTGCTCGCGATGCTTCGCGAAAACAGACTGGACATAGAGAAAATTGCCCAGATGGAGACTGCTTTCCCGATTTTTCCCCACATGGATGAGACGTACTATTTGCCTAAACAAACGCATAGAGTGAACGTATCGCGTCAGCTAGTAGCGGCAAGCAAAGGGCCGGAGCCGGCCGGAGTCGTCCTGATGCTGGCCTGGGAATTTCCGCCGCACGTGGTGGGCGGGCTCGGCCGCGCCGTCTACGATCTCGCCCGGCATCTGGTGCGCCAGGGCCTTGAGGTGCACGTGCTGACCCGGGCATCGGATTGGAGCGTGGCGGAGGAAGTCATGGATGGTGTCCACGTACACCGTTTGCCGACGTACATTCCCGCAGAGCAAGAAGACTTTCTGTCATGGGTGTTCCAGCTTAACCTGGCGATGGCAGATGCCACCGAACGCTTGTGGAATAGCGGCGTGCGGCCTGACATCATTCACGCCCATGACTGGCTGGTCGGCTGGGCCGCCATGGAAATCAGGGAGCGCTACTCGCTGCCGCTCATCAGCACGATCCACGCCCTGGAGCACGGGCGGCACCAAGGGATTCACACGCCGTTTCAGGAGCGGATTCACGAGAGCGAGCGAACACTTGCCCACGCTTCGGATCGGGTCATTGTTTGCAGCCACTACATGGCAGAGGAAGTGCGGCGGCTGTTCGGCATCCCCGAGTCGAAGCTGCGCGTCATATACAACGGTGTCGATCTGGCTCCGCCGCCAGCATTCGACAAAGGCAAGCTGCGCGAAGAGCTGTCGATTGGCGACGGGCCCGTCCTCTTTTTTGTCGGGCGTCTGGTGCAGGAAAAAGGAGTCCACCTTCTGCTCGAAGCGATGGCCAGACTGCGCTACGAGTTCGGCCACGCCACGCTGCTCATTGCGGGCAAAGGGCCGATGCAAGGGCAGTGGCAGCGGCGCGCAGAAGAGATGGGCATAGCGGACCGCGTGAAGTTTCTCGGCTTTGTCGACGACGCACGGCGTGACCAACTGTTTTTGCTGGCTGATCTCGCGGTTTTCCCCAGTCTGTATGAGCCATTTGGCATCGTGGCTCTGGAAGCGATGGCGCTGGGAGTGCCGGTTTTGGTGGCCGATACGGGCGGGCTTCGCGAAATCGTCCGGCACGGAGAAAACGGAGCGACGATGTACGCGGGAAATCCGGATTCGCTCACCGATCAGCTTCGCTGGCTTTTACAGGACCCGGAAAAACGGCGTCAGATGGCGCAAACAGCGCAAAACGACGTCTTGCACCATTACAACTGGACGGCTTTGGCGACCCAGACCATAGAGGAGTACCGATCGCTTGGCGTAAACCGTCTGGCGCTATCGGAGAAATAA